A genomic stretch from Petrimonas mucosa includes:
- a CDS encoding IS4 family transposase: protein MPIYKSNSILSEISVFFKKDDSNSALFTLTDMLKGFNMSEKVLFGSRSKCNSKYSLLQVLELLIMFPCFMIKNPYNYCRSSLSGFFGCEKDVFYRFVNNEIYDWRKILYHFTIQIWNKVRVRSDHKHQTVCLMVDDTDFPKTGRRIENIGRVYSHLRHKTILGFKSLFLGITDGKSQFVLDFAILGEKGRKNNFSMSDKELESRYTKDRDEASPVITRAKEYGESKIQLMITMIKRAIRKGIRFDYLLADSWFTCSEVIRFIRARHIKCHYLGMIKIGKKGVTKYGFEGKELTARALINLLEARGEARRSRKLGCQYITADVRFAGTDVRLYFVKRKKESWNGIMTTNLSLEFLEAYRIYAMRWSLEVFFKETKGLLGMGKCQSRNFAAQLAATTITALQYNLLSLAKRFTSYETIGGIFRDVQHSGMELSVTERIWGIILEMVKIMTGIFSIEEEEIFDAIINKSDNLAHFINFYELKSAS from the coding sequence ATGCCGATATACAAAAGTAACTCCATTTTATCAGAAATCAGCGTTTTTTTCAAGAAAGATGATTCAAACAGTGCCCTTTTTACCCTGACGGATATGCTAAAAGGTTTCAACATGTCGGAGAAGGTCCTCTTCGGGAGCAGGAGCAAATGCAACAGCAAGTATTCCCTGCTGCAGGTGCTCGAGTTGCTGATTATGTTCCCCTGTTTCATGATCAAGAATCCTTACAATTATTGTCGATCATCCCTAAGCGGCTTCTTTGGCTGCGAAAAGGATGTTTTCTACCGTTTCGTAAACAACGAAATTTATGATTGGCGCAAGATACTCTACCACTTCACCATTCAAATATGGAACAAGGTTCGCGTGAGAAGTGACCACAAGCATCAAACTGTTTGCCTGATGGTGGACGATACCGACTTTCCCAAGACGGGAAGGCGTATTGAAAACATCGGCAGGGTCTATTCCCACCTGAGACACAAGACGATCCTTGGTTTCAAATCTCTCTTCCTGGGCATTACCGATGGCAAGAGCCAGTTCGTACTCGACTTCGCCATACTCGGGGAGAAAGGCAGGAAGAACAACTTCAGCATGAGCGACAAGGAGCTCGAATCGCGGTATACCAAGGATAGGGACGAAGCCTCCCCCGTTATAACGCGGGCAAAAGAGTACGGGGAGAGCAAGATCCAGTTGATGATAACCATGATAAAGCGAGCCATTAGAAAGGGCATCCGCTTTGACTACCTGCTTGCCGACAGCTGGTTCACCTGCTCGGAGGTGATTCGCTTCATACGTGCCCGGCACATCAAGTGCCATTACCTGGGTATGATCAAGATTGGGAAGAAGGGAGTTACAAAATACGGTTTTGAAGGGAAGGAACTCACCGCCCGGGCACTGATCAATCTGCTTGAAGCCAGGGGTGAAGCCAGAAGGAGCCGCAAGCTTGGTTGTCAGTATATTACCGCTGACGTTCGCTTTGCGGGCACAGATGTACGTCTCTATTTTGTGAAGAGAAAAAAGGAGTCCTGGAATGGAATAATGACGACCAACCTCTCCCTGGAGTTCCTGGAAGCCTATCGGATTTATGCCATGCGTTGGTCCCTCGAGGTCTTCTTCAAGGAAACCAAGGGGTTGCTGGGTATGGGCAAGTGTCAATCCCGGAACTTCGCGGCGCAGCTTGCCGCAACCACGATCACGGCATTGCAATACAATTTGCTTTCCCTGGCTAAAAGGTTCACCAGTTATGAGACCATTGGCGGAATCTTCAGGGATGTGCAACACTCTGGCATGGAGCTCTCCGTAACGGAGAGGATATGGGGTATTATCCTCGAAATGGTGAAAATCATGACCGGGATCTTCTCCATTGAAGAGGAAGAGATCTTCGATGC